A region of Nocardioides alkalitolerans DNA encodes the following proteins:
- a CDS encoding class I SAM-dependent methyltransferase, translating to MTSRTPLSTLLPRRGRPLVALTALLGLVGLPLLAAAVVDLEGAWLVGLGIGAVLTVQAVLLGALHGVAGRLAVNDRHVGAGTETVVTLLKARTDGLRESVEKNAIRTTDLVRGAVADSAKAERAELHRVRAAALDEVQKMLTAENVGTTRQTQALLQLFDAVRIERPLPGLSGFAASPDLLLYLVDLLRTRRPATVLEFGSGSSTLLMGLVAKQYGLPTRIISVDHDAYYGGQTQRTLEEAGVADVAEVRIAPLVDSPVAGHEPQWYDAAAIGDLPPIDLMIVDGPPGSGGPEARYPAFPVMRDRLAPGALVLMDDYDRSDERTTGERWAESEPGATIERVDLYKGLGVLRMP from the coding sequence ATGACGTCACGCACGCCACTGAGCACGCTCCTGCCCCGACGGGGACGTCCCCTCGTCGCCCTGACCGCCCTGCTCGGGCTCGTCGGGCTGCCGCTCCTCGCGGCGGCGGTGGTGGACCTCGAGGGTGCCTGGCTGGTCGGCCTCGGCATCGGGGCGGTGCTGACGGTGCAGGCCGTGCTGCTCGGCGCCCTGCACGGTGTGGCCGGCCGGCTGGCGGTCAACGACCGCCACGTCGGGGCGGGCACCGAGACGGTGGTGACGCTCCTCAAGGCGCGCACCGACGGTCTCCGCGAGTCCGTCGAGAAGAACGCGATCCGCACGACCGACCTCGTGCGCGGCGCCGTCGCCGACTCCGCGAAGGCCGAGCGGGCCGAGCTCCACCGCGTGCGCGCCGCGGCCCTCGACGAGGTGCAGAAGATGCTGACGGCGGAGAACGTCGGCACGACCCGCCAGACCCAGGCGCTCCTGCAGCTCTTCGACGCGGTGCGCATCGAGCGGCCCCTGCCCGGTCTCAGCGGCTTCGCCGCGTCGCCGGACCTGCTGCTCTACCTGGTCGACCTGCTCCGCACCCGCCGCCCGGCGACGGTGCTGGAGTTCGGCTCCGGCTCGTCAACGCTGCTCATGGGTCTCGTCGCGAAGCAGTACGGCCTGCCGACCCGCATCATCTCCGTCGACCACGACGCCTACTACGGCGGCCAGACGCAGCGCACCCTCGAGGAGGCCGGCGTCGCCGACGTCGCCGAGGTGCGCATCGCGCCGCTCGTCGACTCGCCCGTGGCGGGCCACGAGCCGCAGTGGTACGACGCGGCGGCCATCGGCGACCTGCCCCCGATCGACCTCATGATCGTCGACGGCCCGCCGGGATCGGGTGGCCCCGAGGCGCGCTACCCGGCGTTCCCGGTCATGCGCGACCGCCTGGCCCCGGGCGCCCTGGTGCTCATGGACGACTACGACCGCTCCGACGAACGCACCACCGGCGAGCGCTGGGCCGAGTCGGAGCCCGGCGCGACCATCGAGCGCGTGGACCTCTACAAGGGGCTCGGCGTCCTGCGGATGCCCTGA